One Phaseolus vulgaris cultivar G19833 chromosome 4, P. vulgaris v2.0, whole genome shotgun sequence DNA window includes the following coding sequences:
- the LOC137838672 gene encoding cation/H(+) antiporter 3-like, translating into MTTELKDKEFYATSCTYLPPLVNSETPWCTIDGMLPKNALPMLQMQICVIFLATFLLHAILGRLGMPRFTSMSIVGLIFATSFTEEWAQKCRELFFFDSQANLGLLSVFGYMLFLFYTGVKTDMSVIHRTKSSAANIGSIAIMAPFICSLAVVHFYSTKYLDYDQAEKIRVISGVFSVTPFPNICIVLSDLKILNSELGRLGQSAALVTELFNVILTTVLTISKIVSVDPSRAWVCLIIAASFVLLVVFIYRPAMFWIIKQTPEGSPVSDHYVYFILTMALLASYVTHRIGFLALFGPFVLGMATPEGPPLGTAIIKKIDIFVNWMFMPLFVTTCVMRVDLRDFMNWRNGTGGGIDQFMVQALIIIVVTSFVKFVACIILPLYNNMPLNDAVSLSLIMNCKGVVELAGFSIVRDLMGMPANVLALVIVCIILNATVMPMLLAYLYDPMKKYAGNYTKRNIFDLKSNTELRVLTCIHRPDNIPPTINLLEATFPTKDNPLCVYVLQLIELIGRAAPLFISHQLHSKKEHDSNASMADKLIDAFENFEQEFKDALVVNTFTSISPTEMMYDDICTLALNKFTSLIVLPFHKKWSSDGNCIETEDESLRELNFRVMLRAPCSVGILIERMQMTHIFSPETPYTVCMLFIGGKDDREALFFAKRMTKNPHVRLTVVRFLAANNDSEKRDFQELLDSEILNDIKVNKKVGEAYVNYIEKSVKDGPDTALVIRNLVTEYDLIIVGRQAGIETPQTSGLLQWSEYPELGVLGDLLASTDAAGKASVFVMQQQRTARDA; encoded by the exons ATGACAACAGAATTGAAAGATAAAGAGTTTTATGCTACATCATGCACGTACTTGCCCCCTCTGGTGAATTCAGAGACACCATGGTGCACCATAGATGGCATGCTTCCAAAAAATGCTTTACCAATGCTGCAGATGCAGATATGTGTTATCTTTCTTGCAACCTTTCTCTTACACGCCATTCTGGGTCGTCTAGGAATGCCCAGATTCACTTCCATGAGCATT GTTGGCCTAATATTTGCAACCAGCTTCACTGAAGAATGGGCTCAGAAGTGTAGAGAGTTGTTCTTTTTTGACTCTCAGGCAAATCTGGGGTTGCTCTCAGTTTTTGGCTACATGCTTTTCCTGTTCTACACAGGGGTGAAAACAGACATGAGTGTGATCCACAGGACCAAAAGTAGTGCCGCCAACATAGGGTCTATTGCCATAATGGCTCCCTTTATATGCAGCTTGGCTGTTGTGCATTTTTACTCCACAAAATACCTAGACTATGATCAGGCAGAAAAAATTAGAGTTATCTCTGGAGTGTTCTCTGTGACCCCTTTCCCTAATATTTGCATAGTTTTAAGTGATCTCAAGATTCTGAATTCGGAGCTAGGAAGATTAGGCCAGTCCGCAGCTTTGGTTACTGAGCTGTTCAATGTGATCTTGACAACAGTCCTTACTATCTCCAAAATTGTGTCTGTAGATCCATCAAGAGCCTGGGTTTGTCTCATAATTGCAGCTTCGTTTGTGCTATTGGTTGTGTTCATCTATCGCCCTGCCATGTTTTGGATCATAAAACAGACCCCAGAGGGTTCTCCTGTTAGTGATCACTATGTGTATTTCATACTCACAATGGCTTTGTTGGCATCCTATGTCACACATCGCATTGGATTTTTGGCTCTCTTTGGCCCTTTTGTATTGGGCATGGCTACCCCAGAAGGGCCTCCATTAGGCACTgccattattaaaaaaattgacattTTTGTTAACTGGATGTTCATGCCTCTTTTTGTGACCACATGTGTAATGAGGGTGGACCTCAGAGACTTCATGAATTGGAGAAACGGAACGGGTGGAGGAATTGACCAGTTCATGGTGCAAGCCCTGATTATTATTGTAGTAACTAGCTTTGTCAAATTTGTTGCGTGCATTATACTTCCTTTGTACAACAACATGCCCTTGAATGATGCAGTGTCTCTCTCCTTGATTATGAATTGCAAGGGCGTTGTCGAATTGGCTGGATTCTCTATAGTCAGAGATCTCATG GGCATGCCAGCCAACGTGTTGGCATTGGTGATAGTGTGCATAATTCTGAATGCCACAGTGATGCCAATGCTTCTGGCATATCTCTACGACCCCATGAAGAAATATGCAGGAAACTACACCAAGCGAAACATCTTCGACCTCAAAAGCAACACTGAGCTTCGAGTCCTCACATGCATTCACAGACCCGACAACATTCCCCCTACCATCAACCTTCTCGAAGCCACCTTCCCTACCAAAGACAACCCTCTCTGCGTCTACGTCCTCCAGCTCATAGAACTCATCGGAAGAGCTGCCCCTCTCTTCATCTCTCACCAACTCCATTCCAAGAAAGAACACGACTCAAACGCCTCCATGGCAGATAAACTCATCGATGCCTTCGAAAACTTCGAGCAAGAGTTCAAGGATGCACTGGTGGTGAACACCTTCACATCAATCTCTCCAACTGAGATGATGTACGATGATATTTGCACTTTGGCGTTGAACAAGTTCACCTCACTCATTGTTCTTCCTTTTCATAAAAAGTGGTCTTCTGATGGGAACTGCATTGAGACAGAAGATGAGTCCTTGAGAGAGTTGAACTTTCGTGTCATGCTGAGAGCTCCATGTTCAGTTGGGATATTGATTGAGAGAATGCAAATGACTCATATTTTCTCCCCCGAGACGCCTTACACTGTTTGCATGCTTTTCATTGGAGGGAAAGATGATAGAGAAGCCCTTTTCTTTGCCAAGAGGATGACCAAGAATCCACATGTTAGACTCACTGTGGTTAGGTTTTTGGCTGCTAACAATGACTCGGAGAAAAGGGATTTCCAGGAATTGCTTGACTCTGAGATTCTGAATGATATAAAGGTGAACAAGAAGGTGGGTGAGGCTTATGTGAATTACATAGAGAAGAGTGTGAAAGACGGACCTGACACGGCTTTGGTGATTCGGAATTTGGTGACTGAGTATGATTTGATCATTGTTGGAAGACAAGCTGGGATTGAAACTCCTCAAACTTCTGGGTTGTTGCAGTGGAGTGAGTATCCAGAACTTGGGGTGCTTGGTGATTTGTTGGCTTCAACTGATGCTGCTGGCAAGGCTTCTGTGTTTGTGATGCAGCAACAAAGAACAGCCAGGGATGCTTAA